A stretch of the Asticcacaulis sp. ZE23SCel15 genome encodes the following:
- a CDS encoding oxidoreductase, with translation MVSNMNAAIVGFGNAGRIFHTPLIRAASGLNLHTIVSSRPADVTAAVPGVRVVPDLETALADPEIDLVVIATPNALHAPQALAALRAGKHVVIDKPFAINLDEAESLMVEAKASGRLLSVFHNRRWDADFLTVQRLIADDKLGEITRLVSRFDRFRPKLRDRWREQDVPGAGLWFDLGPHLVDQMLCLFGKPVSLIADMARQRDGSVVDDYFNVTLKYERLRVTVSASVLTPAAGPRFEVHGTKGTFVKYGLDPQEDALKAGGDPTDPSFGIDPHEGSYWPVIIDDHVGMNESVMSERGRHLSFYEAIAAAIMDDAPNPVPAEEAYEVMRILELGQLSAHEGTEVHL, from the coding sequence ATGGTTTCTAATATGAATGCCGCCATCGTTGGCTTTGGTAATGCCGGTCGCATCTTCCACACACCGCTGATCCGCGCAGCGAGCGGGTTGAACCTGCACACCATCGTCTCGTCACGCCCGGCCGATGTGACCGCTGCCGTGCCCGGCGTGCGGGTCGTGCCCGACTTAGAGACCGCGCTCGCTGATCCTGAGATCGATCTGGTGGTGATCGCGACGCCCAATGCCTTGCACGCCCCGCAGGCGCTGGCGGCCTTACGCGCCGGTAAGCATGTCGTCATCGATAAACCCTTTGCTATTAATCTTGATGAGGCGGAAAGCCTGATGGTGGAGGCCAAGGCGTCGGGCCGGTTGTTGTCGGTGTTTCACAACCGCCGCTGGGATGCCGATTTCCTGACCGTGCAACGGTTGATTGCCGATGACAAACTCGGTGAGATCACCCGCCTCGTGTCGCGCTTTGACCGCTTCCGGCCCAAACTGCGCGACCGCTGGCGTGAGCAGGATGTGCCGGGGGCGGGTCTGTGGTTTGACTTAGGCCCGCACCTGGTCGATCAGATGCTGTGCCTGTTCGGTAAGCCGGTGTCACTGATCGCCGATATGGCCCGCCAACGCGACGGCAGCGTGGTTGACGACTATTTCAACGTCACCCTGAAATATGAGCGCCTGCGGGTGACGGTCAGCGCCAGCGTGCTCACCCCGGCCGCCGGTCCTCGCTTTGAGGTTCACGGCACCAAAGGCACCTTTGTGAAATACGGCCTCGACCCGCAGGAGGACGCGCTCAAGGCCGGGGGCGATCCGACCGATCCCAGCTTTGGCATCGATCCCCACGAAGGCAGCTACTGGCCGGTTATCATTGACGACCATGTCGGCATGAATGAAAGCGTGATGTCTGAACGCGGCCGCCACCTCAGTTTCTACGAAGCCATTGCCGCCGCCATCATGGACGACGCGCCCAACCCTGTCCCCGCCGAAGAGGCCTATGAGGTCATGCGTATCCTGGAACTGGGCCAACTCAGCGCCCATGAGGGCACAGAGGTGCATCTCTAA
- a CDS encoding TIGR02466 family protein — MKTPAPATITPLFVTEIYRADLSGEAGFATFIEEIDDTCRAFADDDEAGHDWCEKNAYPGYTSYGSMSNLTHYAPVFADLKKQLDAHVHAFADVLEYDLGGKKLKLDNIWINILEPGGFHSGHIHPHSVISGTFYVAVPDKASALKFEDPRLMGFMNAPPRKTPHRRDHEIFAYEAPAAGTILMWESWLRHEVTMNQSDDVRISVSFNYGF, encoded by the coding sequence ATGAAAACACCCGCCCCCGCTACCATTACCCCTCTGTTTGTCACGGAAATCTACCGCGCCGACCTGTCCGGTGAGGCCGGCTTTGCGACCTTTATCGAAGAGATCGACGACACCTGCCGTGCCTTTGCCGATGACGATGAGGCCGGCCATGACTGGTGCGAGAAAAACGCCTATCCGGGCTATACGTCTTACGGGTCGATGAGCAACCTCACCCACTATGCGCCGGTGTTTGCGGATCTGAAAAAACAACTGGACGCCCACGTCCACGCCTTTGCCGATGTGCTCGAATATGATCTGGGCGGCAAGAAGCTGAAACTCGACAATATCTGGATCAACATCCTGGAACCCGGCGGCTTTCATTCCGGCCATATCCACCCGCACAGCGTCATTTCCGGCACATTCTACGTCGCTGTGCCGGATAAGGCGTCGGCGCTCAAGTTTGAAGACCCGCGCCTGATGGGCTTTATGAACGCCCCACCGCGCAAAACCCCGCACCGCCGCGATCACGAAATCTTTGCTTACGAAGCCCCGGCCGCGGGTACTATACTGATGTGGGAAAGCTGGCTGCGTCACGAGGTGACGATGAACCAGAGCGATGATGTCCGCATAAGTGTGAGTTTTAACTATGGTTTCTAA
- a CDS encoding DUF805 domain-containing protein — MSALKFLFSTQGRVTRLPFILFVVGLRLVTEIAHYFARNQDPSTSIIQYSNVFAIIGVVGLIALWPVFAITVKRLHDMNLPAVLALGHFIPFPLGFLSSQFILAQIQSPDSNSALFLSATQITMQIVYFYILALLLVLSLVKGTKGQNRYGSDPLSKGGGAEAAF; from the coding sequence TTGTCAGCGCTCAAGTTTCTGTTTTCGACCCAAGGCCGCGTCACGCGCCTGCCGTTCATTCTGTTTGTCGTTGGACTTCGTTTGGTTACCGAAATCGCACACTATTTTGCCCGGAACCAAGACCCTTCGACAAGTATTATTCAGTATAGCAACGTATTTGCGATCATCGGCGTTGTCGGACTAATAGCCCTATGGCCTGTTTTTGCGATTACGGTAAAGCGCCTTCATGATATGAATTTACCCGCCGTGCTGGCGCTTGGGCATTTCATACCCTTTCCGCTTGGTTTTTTGAGCTCACAGTTTATCCTCGCGCAAATTCAGTCTCCCGACTCTAACTCAGCCTTATTCCTCAGCGCCACTCAAATAACGATGCAAATCGTTTATTTTTATATTCTAGCCCTTCTGCTCGTCCTCTCCCTAGTCAAAGGCACCAAGGGGCAGAACCGTTACGGCTCTGATCCTCTAAGCAAAGGCGGTGGGGCAGAAGCCGCTTTCTAA
- a CDS encoding DUF805 domain-containing protein — protein MGFLFSLSGRVARLPFIAFVIGVKLAIEAIGYAQRQYMPPLPIDDMMIAAIPGVITLILMWPLFAVTVKRLHDIEWPAVLALVQFIPLIGIVIFFTRSQYYTADAEHLARMFEWAGIGLNIMALISFGLFLLLAVIPGVNRTNRFGPPPGVTRMAEEAY, from the coding sequence ATGGGGTTTCTGTTTTCGCTTAGCGGGCGAGTGGCGCGGTTGCCATTTATCGCCTTTGTCATCGGGGTGAAGCTGGCGATCGAAGCCATCGGCTATGCCCAGCGCCAGTATATGCCACCTTTGCCGATTGACGACATGATGATCGCGGCCATTCCGGGCGTGATAACATTGATCCTGATGTGGCCCTTGTTTGCCGTGACGGTAAAGCGGCTGCATGATATCGAATGGCCTGCGGTGCTGGCGCTGGTACAGTTCATTCCATTGATCGGGATTGTGATCTTTTTTACCCGCTCCCAGTACTATACTGCGGACGCCGAACATCTGGCACGGATGTTTGAATGGGCGGGGATCGGGCTGAATATCATGGCCCTGATCAGCTTTGGGCTGTTTCTGCTGCTGGCGGTTATACCGGGGGTTAACCGCACCAACCGCTTTGGCCCGCCGCCGGGTGTGACGCGCATGGCAGAGGAGGCCTATTAG
- a CDS encoding M23 family metallopeptidase has protein sequence MIRMLFAVAVIGFAAISLWACDSPPEPAPVPEVGTETEVASEAASEVAHETSSEVASSGGATFPYDPPTQLIAGSGASYTNTKNWAPGICFPLADTPSYANSQVWKPGGYERPDNPSQCAPENYAYPWQDNFCETRTGTNMMCKTGTKGHQGQDIRPKTCKTNTYWAVAAEDGVVTQVASMTVAITGKSPPYRIYRYLHMQSSTLKVAYGDHVVRGQKLGLVSNNLGLKNGVQQYTTIHMHFEVRVAQAETLPDGTVLSANTFVPPYVALVDAYERKLGGDCPPVG, from the coding sequence ATGATCCGGATGCTGTTTGCCGTCGCCGTCATTGGCTTTGCCGCCATCAGCCTGTGGGCCTGCGACAGCCCGCCCGAACCGGCACCGGTGCCCGAAGTCGGCACCGAAACCGAAGTCGCGTCCGAAGCGGCTTCAGAGGTTGCCCATGAGACGTCATCGGAGGTGGCCTCATCAGGGGGCGCGACCTTTCCCTACGATCCCCCGACCCAACTGATCGCAGGCTCCGGCGCCAGCTATACCAATACCAAAAACTGGGCGCCGGGCATCTGTTTTCCGCTGGCCGACACCCCGTCCTATGCCAATTCTCAAGTGTGGAAACCGGGAGGCTATGAGCGGCCCGATAACCCCAGCCAGTGCGCGCCGGAAAACTACGCCTATCCGTGGCAGGACAATTTCTGTGAGACCCGCACCGGCACCAACATGATGTGCAAGACCGGCACCAAGGGCCATCAGGGTCAGGATATCCGGCCCAAGACCTGCAAGACCAACACCTACTGGGCCGTGGCCGCCGAAGACGGCGTGGTCACTCAGGTGGCGTCCATGACGGTCGCCATCACCGGCAAATCCCCGCCCTACCGCATCTATCGCTATCTGCACATGCAGTCTTCGACCCTAAAGGTCGCTTACGGCGATCATGTGGTGCGCGGGCAGAAACTGGGCCTTGTGTCCAACAATCTCGGCCTTAAAAACGGCGTGCAGCAGTACACGACCATCCACATGCATTTTGAGGTGCGGGTGGCGCAGGCGGAAACCCTGCCGGACGGGACGGTACTGTCGGCCAATACCTTTGTGCCTCCCTATGTGGCGCTGGTCGATGCCTATGAGCGCAAGCTGGGCGGCGATTGCCCCCCGGTGGGTTAA
- a CDS encoding SIMPL domain-containing protein, whose product MTKPIITTLSAVAVLMAGSIALPAAAQDMHPSHAAHMMPKPTTLNLNAQGEVKATPDTASINFGVMTEAKTAEEAMKLNRDRMTAVFAALKKLGIADKNIQTSNLNLNAQYDYPQNAPAVLRGYQASNRVTVKVDDLARLGTSIDAVVKAGINQIDGINFGLKDSKTAEDTARKAAVAALTQRADLYASAMGYKVKRIITLSESGGYAPQPVYKTMARAEMMDSTPIAAGELNIVINVSAEFELEK is encoded by the coding sequence ATGACTAAACCCATCATAACCACGCTGTCCGCCGTCGCGGTGCTTATGGCAGGCTCAATCGCCCTGCCCGCCGCCGCTCAGGACATGCACCCCTCACACGCAGCTCACATGATGCCAAAACCGACCACGCTCAACCTCAACGCTCAGGGCGAAGTCAAGGCCACGCCCGACACCGCGTCGATCAACTTCGGCGTCATGACCGAGGCCAAGACCGCCGAAGAGGCCATGAAGCTCAACCGCGATCGCATGACCGCCGTTTTTGCCGCGCTGAAAAAACTCGGCATTGCTGACAAAAACATCCAGACCTCGAACCTCAACCTCAACGCCCAGTATGACTATCCGCAAAACGCGCCTGCCGTATTGCGCGGCTATCAGGCGTCGAACCGCGTGACGGTTAAGGTTGACGATCTGGCCCGCCTGGGCACCAGCATCGACGCGGTCGTTAAGGCCGGCATCAACCAGATTGACGGCATCAACTTCGGCCTGAAAGACTCCAAAACCGCCGAAGACACTGCCCGCAAAGCCGCCGTCGCCGCCCTCACCCAGCGCGCCGATCTCTATGCGTCGGCCATGGGTTATAAGGTCAAGCGCATCATCACCCTGTCGGAATCCGGCGGTTACGCCCCTCAGCCGGTCTATAAAACCATGGCCCGCGCCGAGATGATGGACTCAACCCCGATCGCCGCCGGTGAGCTAAATATCGTCATCAACGTCAGCGCTGAGTTCGAACTGGAGAAATAA